The sequence below is a genomic window from Lolium perenne isolate Kyuss_39 chromosome 7, Kyuss_2.0, whole genome shotgun sequence.
ccggaagcagcaacggctcaattttgaggggaggtataaataccccccttcttctaccttggttgcttgctcaatcattacacaagaaatctgccaagccacctccattagagccacctcaagaaactcaagatttgcaagatctccttcctcccccaaccaaatctcttgatctttggggattcgaaggagaagacaccgatctacatcctcaccgaagcgttcttcatttccccctctcttgtttgagggatctcatgctagtgttcctatttggttccctagttgatttgtgttgatgtattgttgttgattgttgtgttgtaacagatttgggagcctccaatttggttgtggatgtgtgccccaagaaccttgtaaaggcccggtttccgcctcaaggaaatcccttagtggaagtgggctaggccttcatggtgttgctcaccggagatctgagtgaagccttcgtggctgttggtttggctttcgtagcaaccacactcctccaaacgtagacgtaccttcttgcaaaggaagggaactacgggaatcatctccgtgtcatcgcgtgctccactctcggttacctctatcctattctatctctatattgcttagatatatcttgcttagttgttagccttgtcatataggtaaattcacttagttgcatatctagagaatttaccttttgtgtcaagcctaaattgaaaaagaactaaaaattggttagcacctattcaccccccccctctaggtgcggcatacgatcctttcagctactacaacagaattctttgaaattaaacctgctttactgaatcttgttatgcgagagcaattttctggtgttagttctgatgatgctgctgcccatctcaataatttttttgaattgtgtgaaatgcaaaaatataaagatgtagatggtgaaattataaaattaaaattgttccctttctcattaagaggaagagctaaagattggttgctatctctgcctaagaatagtattgattcatggactaaatgcaaggatgcttttattggtagatattatccccctgctaaaattatatctttgaggagtagcataatgaattttaaacaattggatactgagcatgttgcacaagcatgggaaagaatgaaatctttggttaaaaattgcccaacccatggactgactacttggatgatcatccaaaccttttatgcaggactgaatttttcttcgcggaacctattggattcagctgctggaggtacatttatgtccatcactcttggtgaagcaacaaagcttcttgataatatgatgatcaattactctgaatggcacaaggaaagagctccacaaggtaagaaggtaaattatgtcgaagaaacctcttccttgagtgataagattgatgctattatgtctatgcttgtgaatgataggacaaatgttgatcctaataatgttccgttagcttcattggttgcacaagaagaacatgttgatgtaaacttcattaaaaataataatttcaacaacaatgcttaccggaacaattctagtaacaactataggccatatccttataataatggcaacggctatggtaattcttatgggaattcttacaacaataataggaacacaccccctagacttgaagccatgcttaaagaatttattagtacacaaactgcttttaacaaatctgttgaagaaaagcttgggaaaattgatatacttgcttctaaagtcgatagtcttgttgctgatgttgatcttttgaaatcgaaagttatgcctaatgagaatcatcataataaaattgttactacagcaaatgccatccaagttaaaattaatgagaatataagattgatggccgaattgcgtgctaggtgggaaagagaagaaaatgaaaaagaagagaatatagctaaagtttggactattaccaccactagtaatgctaatgctacacaagtttctgcacctcctactattactaataaaagaattggtgttagcaatgtttccacttctaatgcaaagcgcgagaaactgcctgaaactgctaaaactgctgaaactgcctgtgataaaactgctgaaattttttccaacattgcggatgatgatcccattgatttagattataatggtttgagaaCGAGCAATAGCTCGATGGTTGGTGTTGGCAGTGGCCATCCAACCCATCCCAGGTTCGAGTCCCGTTGTGGCCGAATTTCTTGGGATGTCTCACCGGGGCTCTGGTCCCAAATAAAAATCCCCTCCACACATATGTGCCACAACTACTAGCTCCTAGGGACACCCAAATTATGTGTGCTGTGTGTATAGTTCTAGAGTCTAATTTGTGCactagtggtgtgcgtgtgtgtggtgtgagtgtggtgttgagttagtgcataagttcagatactacagctgtaacacagatcgaggggtctcaaaaaaaaaaaaaaaagattataatggtttgaattttgataattgccacatctctgaagttataaagttcttacaaaaacttgctaaaagtcctaatgctagtgctataaatttggctttcacgcaacatattacaaatgctctcataaaagctagagaagagaaactagagcgcgaagcctctattcctagaaagctagaggatggttgggagcccatcattaagatgaaggtcaatgattttgattgtaatgctttatgtgatcttggtgcaagtatttccgttatgcctaagaaaatctataatatgcttgacttgccaccgctgaaaaattgttatttggatgttaatcttgctgatcattctacaaagaaacctttggggaaagttgataatgttcgcattaccgttaacaataaccttgtcctcgttgattttgttgtcttggatattgaatgcaatgcatcttgtcccatcatattgggaagatcttttcttcgaactgttggtgctatcattgatatgaaggaaggtaatataaaatatcaatttcctctcaagaaaggtatggaacacttccctagaaagagaatgaagttaccttttgattctattattagaacaaattatgatgttgacacttcgtctcttgataacacttgatacacactttctgcgcctagctgaaaggcgttaaagaaaagcgcttatgggagacaacccatggtttttactacagtactttgtttttattttgtgtcttggaagttgtttactactgtagcaacctctccttatcttagtttagtgttttgttgtgccaagtaaagtcgttgatagtagagttcatactagatttggattactgcgcagaaacagatttctttgctgtcacgaatctgggcaaaattctctgtaggtaactcagaaaattatgccaattaacgtgagtgatcctcagatatgtacgcaactttcattcaatttgagcattttcatttgagcaagtctggtgcctcgataaaattcgtcaatacgaactgttctgttttgacagattctgccttttatttcgcattgcctgttttgttatgttcgatggatatttcgattccattgactttcagtagctttgtgcaatgtccagaagtgttaagaatgatcatgtcacctctgaacatttatattttgattgtgcactaaccctctaatgagttgttctaagtttggtgtggagaaagttttcaaggatcaagagagggagatgatacaacatgatcaaggagagtgaaagctctaagcttggggatgccccggtggttcacccctgcatatatcaagaagactcaagcttctaagcttggggatgcccaaggcatccccttcttcagcgacaacattatcaggttcctcccctgaaactatatttttattccatcacagcttatgtgcttttcttggagcgtcggtttgtttttgtttttgttttgtttgaataaaatggatcctagcattcactgtatgggagagagacacgctccgctgtagcatatggacaagtatgtccttaggctctactcatagtattcatggcgaagtttcttcttcgttaaattgttatatggttggaattggaaaatgatacatgtagtaacttgctaaaatgtcttggataatgtgatacttggcaattgttgtgctcatgtttaagctcttgcatcatatactttgcacccattaatgaagaaatacatagagcatgctaaaatttggtttgcatatttggtttctctaaggtctagataatttctagtattaagtttgaacaacaaggaagacggtgtagagtcttataatgctttcaatatgtcttttatgtgagttttgctgcaccggttcatccttttgtttgtttcaaatagccttgctagcctaaaccttgtatcgagagggaatacttctcatgcatccaaatatttgagccaaccactatgccaattgtgtccaccatacctacctactacatggtatttctacgccattccaaagtatattgcttgagtgctacctttaaacaattcaaaatttattacctctgatttgtgtcaatgttttatagctcatgaggaagtatgtggtgtttatctttcaatcttgttgggcaactttcaccaatggactagtggcttcatccgcttatccaataattttgcaaaaagagctggcaatgggattcccagtcccaaattaattaacaaaaatagacactcctccatggtatgtgattgttggacggcacccgaaggattcggttagccatggcttgtgaaagcaaaggtggggaggagtgtcatcataataaaactaaaaataaaaaggcactccttcgtggtatgagattgttggcaggcacccgaaggattcggttagccatggtttgtgaaagaaaggttggaaggagtgccacacaaaaataaaataaaatgggagccgctctttgaaggtttgtctggcaagggggttagagtgcccactaccattcgttgacaacaacaaacaccgctcaaaattttacttttattgctctctatatgttttcaaaatcaaagctctagcacaaatatagcaatcgatgcttttcctctttgaaggaccattcttttacttttattgttgagtcagttcacctatctctctccatctcaagaagcaaacacttgtgtgaactgtgcattgattcctacatacttgcatattgcacttgttatattactctatgttgacaatatccatgagatatacatgttacaagttgaaagcaaccgctgaaacttcatcttcctttgtgttgcttcaatgcttctactatgaattattgctttatgagttaactcttatgcaagacttattgatgcttgtcttgaagtactattcatgaaaagtctttgctatatgattcacttgtttactcatgtcatatacattgttttgatcgctgcattcactacatatgctttacaaatagtatgatcaaggttatgatggcatgtcactccagaaattatctttgtttatcgtttacctgcttgggacgagcaggaactaagcttggggatgctgatacgtctccgacgtatcgataatttcttatgttccatgccacattattgatgttatctacatgttttatgcacactttatgtcatatttgtgcattttctggaactaacctattaacaagatgccgaagtgccgattctttgttttctgctgtttttggtttcgagaaatcctagtaaagaaatattctcggaattggacgaaatcaacgcccgggatcctattttgccacgaagcttccggaagaccgaagaggagacgaagtggggccacgaggtggccgagactatggcggcgcggcccaagcccctggccgcgccgacctatagtgtgggcctcgtgtggccccctgacctgcgcttccgcctacaaatagccttcgtcgcgaaacccccagtaccgagagccacgatacggaaaactttactgagacgccgccgccgccaatcccatctcgggggattcaggagatcgcctccggcaccctgccggagaggggaatcatctcccggaggactctacgccgccatggtcgcctccggagtgatgtgtgagtagtctacccctggactatgggtccatagcagtagctagaatggttgtcttctctccattgtgcttaattgtcgggtcttgtgagctgctgaacatgatcaagatcatctatctgtaattctatatgttgcgtttgttgggatccgatgaatagagaatacttgttatgttgattatcaaatttatatctatgtgttgtttatgatcttgcatgctctccgttactaatagatgctctggccaagtagatgcttgtaactccaagagggagtatttatgctcgatagtgggttcatgtctccgtgaatctggggaagtgacagaaatctctaaaattatggatgtgctgttgccactagggataaaacattgatactatgtttgaggatgtagttactgattacatacgcgcaatacttaatgcaattgtctgttgttagcaacttaatactggagggggttcggatgataacctgaaggtggactttttaggcatagatgcatgctggatagcggtctatgtactttgtcgtaatgcccaattaaatctcacaatactcatcataatatgtatgtgcatggtcatgccctctctattttttcaattgcccaactgtaatttgttcacccaacatgctgtttatcttatgggagagacacctctagtgaactgtggaccccggtccaattctctttactgaaatacaatctacttgcaatcttgttctcttgttttacgcaaacaatcatcatccacactatacatctaatcatttgttacagcaagccggtgagattgacaacctcgctgtttcgttggggcaaagtacttggtttgtgttgtgcaggttccacgttggcgccggaatccctggtgttgcgccgcactacatctcgccgccatcaaccttcaacgtgcttcttggctcctactggttcgattaaaccttggtttcatactgagggaaaacttgccgctgtacgcatcacaccttcctcttggggttcccaacggacgcgtgctgtacgcgtatcagtgtacTCTATAAACCTGCCAGATTTTGAATAAAGTCACAGCCTATTATATAAAATACATAGGATTGAGTTATCATGCCATATTGGTTCCTACAAAAAGTGAAAAGACACAATCTTGTAAATAGAAAATGTTTGGTCGCAGCATGGGAACAGTCCAGAAGGGTTAGCAACATTGCATAATTATCGCGTAAGCAAAGAAAAGTTTCCATGAGAGTGAATCTAAGATAAACATTTATACGAAATTACATGCAAAGTGGACCACAAAATATAATTTTTTATAATTTAATATCATATCAAAATATAAGTTTTGTAGAAAATTTATAAGAAATGTTATCCTTCAGATTTTAGAACCAAATAGACCATAAAACGATGCAGCGATGAAGGTGGTACCACTACTCATATGCGTGCCTATTCACTTGTTTCGCTGTCATCTCAGTGGTCAACGAAGTTTCTGAATTTGGGGTATCTTCATGTGGGCTCATGGTATGGTTGGATAGGCACCTCCTAACAACCAATGCACGTTCGTCCTCCTAGGACATTGTCAAGTCAAACACGACCAAATTCACACCACACCAGTTCCCCAAACATTTGATTAAATGGATAATCTATTTTGAATGCTTGTTCTTGTTCTAGAGTCTAGTCTAGACTAGCATTATTCTTTTCAGCAGAAATGCTCCTGTCTTCGCTGGATGCAAGAGCCCAGTGATTACACTCTGTTACCAAGGAGTAACCTGCAAATGCAAATTACGCCTGGAATTAAAATCCAGCTACAATTTGACCCATCTGTTATCCTCTCACTTGGAAATGCAGAATATCTCAATCCGAGCTGCGGTGTTGATCATCTGCTCCGCAGCGTCGGATGCAGATCGGACGGACACGGGTGCGCGGTGTTCCACCGGAAAAGGTCGCCGGAATCTAACATGGGAGATACCGAACCCGTAAAGCAAAAGCGAACCAaaacaaacacaaacaaaaagtcCGAAACAAAACAAGACACGCCGCGTCGCCGACCGAAGCTGTCGGAGCCCGCCACCAGCACCACCCTCGCCGTGGTGGGGATCGACCGATCCCTCCCGAATCCGCGCCGCGCGGAGAACCCCGCCGCATCTGCGCTGGGACCCAACCGATCCGGTTCCGGCCGCCCTGTGGGGGTTTGGGTTGGTCCCCGGGGATCCATTTTTGGTTCGATTTTAAGGTTCCCTCCGCTCGGGCTAGATTCTTGGCGGGGCTGCCCCGGAGGAGGGGATGGATTTGGCGTCGGTCAACGAGGAGCTCGCCGAGATCGACGGCCAGATCGGCGACATCTTCCGCGCATTGCAGTAAGCTCAGCTGATTTTCCCTCCCAGACATCTTCCTTTTTGTTCTGTTTGAGTTCAGACTTGGTTGGATGGAGTGCTCGGTAGATCTCCTCTGGGTTGCTGTGTTTTCCGCTTGCGCAGCTCAGATTGTTGACCTGCAGAAGGAAACTTTCTGTCAGGCCGCCGGCATGTGCTTGGTGATCTCCGCTCAAGCGACAAATGTAATGTGACCAAGAAATGGGCGCTTGATTGATTGACTGATCGATGCTTTGGTTCATCTGTCTGCAGAAATGGGTTCCAGAAgctggacaagatcaaggacgccAACCGCCGGAGCAGGCAGCTCGAAGAGCTCACGGACAAGATGCGAGACTGCAAAAGGTCACTTGCTCTTCTTCTCTTTATTGTACGATGATATACCCTGGGAGTACTTGCTAAGTTGCTAAAACGGAAGTGTGTCGAAGCTTGCAAGAACGGATGCAGCATTTGGCAGGAGTGCATATTGTGGCCTCTGTTTGGCTGCTGTTGACTTATCCGTTTGCCATCGCAATTGTTTTGCTATCTTGAAGTGACAGATACACCGGCACTGCACACTACCTGCAATGTCTGCTTTCGGAATCTTAGCCTTGTGATCAGCCAGTAGCTTATCGTACAAACAGATAGCTGGTTTACTGAATTTTGATGCTTTGTGTGCGTGCTTTTATAGGCTTATCAAAGACTTTGAACGAGTTATGAAAGACGAGACGGCCAATGTTGATCCCAACACTGCTAGAATGCTGAACGATAGAAAGCAGTCGCAGGTAAATGTTGCGGAAACTCATTCAGCTCCAAAATTCATTTATAGACTTTGCTATTGTGATTCTTAACCCTCCAGTAAACCCGGGTTTGTCATATTTTGCAGATCAAGGAACTGAATTCTTATGTTGCTCTGAAGAAACAGTGAGTTTTTGTCTGTCTTGTAATGCCATTTGGTttgtgttagagcatctccagtcgcgtcccccaaatgacgtttgggggaccgcggacaagaaatggggaaaaaagttgtccagttgcgtcccccaaagctaaatagtgcctcattttgtgtccggcgtccccggtagagactctaccggggacgccggacacaaaaacaacgcccacatgcatgcatgcagcccctagTCACCACATGCCATTCTCTttccccacactttctctcacctacttttcccacatggggtggtcccctctattaaaatgcatgtatccggacgctgtttgagggacgcggctggaaagggcctcttttttgtacagatttttggtctctttttgtccggcgcggtcccAAACGTGCCCCAAATCATTCATGCTGGACgctttttgagggacgcgactggagatgctcttatagccACCTTGTGCATATGCATCACACGTATTTGGCCTTGTGTTTCTAATTCTGCACCATAATTGCTCATAAGCTTGAAGTAAAATGTTTCATCAATTCTGGTAGCATGTCATGATCATGCATATATTGTTTGGATTGCAGACATGCAAGTGAAAATAAGCGAGTTGATCTTTTTGATGCTCCTACTGAAGATGGCTTTGGTGAAGAAAATGTGTTGTTAGCATCAAGTAAGTTGCAATATTACAGTCCATGTGGGTGAAATAGTGTTGCTTTGGTTAAGAAGATGTCTTGTTAGCATCAAGAAAGATGCAATATTACAGTCCATGTGAGCAAAATAATGTGATAGCATGATTCCATCCAGGCTAATGGGGAATGGGCTATAAATATTCCATTCTTTCTATCTTAAATGTGTTTAACAAATGCATTGAAAGAAAACAAACTTCTGTGACATGTCCAGTTTGGATTTGTATATCTCTTAGATTATTGATCCCTGCATGCATTTTCTGTAGATATGACAAACCAGCAGCTAATGCAACAGGGAGACAGTCTAATGGATGAGACTGACCAAGCTCTCGCACGATCTAAGCAGGTTAGCTTTCTACTGCAGTGTCCCTTTATAGATTAATGGTGGGTACAGTAGTTCGGCCTTGTCGGTATGTGTTCATGCCGGGCCTGTAAATTTGAATTATACATCAATATTGCATTAAACGATTTCCTCTTGGATTGTTTATGCAATTTAATAGTCGATGAGCTGTATTTTATAGATGAGCTATCAATTGGCAAAGCTCTTATATATCTTG
It includes:
- the LOC127312824 gene encoding novel plant SNARE 11, with amino-acid sequence MDLASVNEELAEIDGQIGDIFRALQNGFQKLDKIKDANRRSRQLEELTDKMRDCKRLIKDFERVMKDETANVDPNTARMLNDRKQSQIKELNSYVALKKQHASENKRVDLFDAPTEDGFGEENVLLASNMTNQQLMQQGDSLMDETDQALARSKQTVQETINVGTETAAALKAQTEQMSRVVNELDSIHFSLKKASKLVKEIGRQVATDKCIMALLFLIVAGVIAVIIVKIVNPHNKDIPNIPGLAPPVGRRLLSIVEGK